One Kitasatospora sp. NBC_01266 genomic window carries:
- a CDS encoding amidase, with protein sequence MQPYELSLSAAAEAIRARRLSPVELADSVLERIEQVDPHLQAYVTVTAEHTRRASREAENDIAAGRYRGPLHGIPMGLKDLIDVAGVATSASSRVRADHRAQADSTVAARLSAAGAILVGKTHTHEFAYGLTTPQTNNAWDTGRVAGGSSGGSAVAVAAGTATFALGTDTGGSIRVPAALNGVVGFKPTYGLVPRHGVTSLSWSLDHVGPITRTVEDSALVLAALAGHDPRDPASLTAPGTDYRPTADADLTGLRVGVPRTYFFDHVDAQVEAAVRRAIDQLRALGARLVDVEIPMTRYIQATQWGLMVPEATAYHESTLRTVPELYQADVRILLEAGELMPAGDYLRAQRARTLMRQEWARMLRDVDLIAAPSVPATAAKAGQETITWADGTVEGVSDAYVRLSSPANITGLPSLSVPVGHDAAGLPIGMQLLGRPLGESVLLRVGHAYEQTQPTRELARAA encoded by the coding sequence ATGCAGCCGTATGAACTGTCCCTGAGCGCGGCCGCCGAGGCGATCCGGGCTCGGCGGCTGTCCCCCGTCGAGCTGGCCGACTCCGTCCTTGAGCGCATCGAACAGGTGGACCCGCACCTTCAGGCCTACGTCACCGTCACCGCCGAGCACACCCGACGGGCCTCGCGCGAAGCCGAGAACGACATCGCGGCCGGCCGCTACCGTGGTCCGCTGCACGGCATCCCGATGGGCCTCAAGGACCTGATCGACGTCGCCGGCGTGGCGACGTCGGCCAGCTCCCGTGTCCGGGCCGACCACCGCGCGCAGGCCGACAGCACCGTCGCCGCACGCCTGTCGGCGGCCGGAGCCATCCTGGTCGGCAAGACCCACACCCACGAGTTCGCCTACGGGCTGACCACCCCGCAGACCAACAACGCCTGGGACACCGGCCGGGTCGCCGGCGGCTCCAGCGGCGGATCCGCCGTCGCCGTCGCCGCGGGCACCGCCACCTTCGCCCTGGGCACCGACACCGGCGGATCGATCCGGGTGCCCGCCGCGCTGAACGGGGTGGTCGGCTTCAAGCCGACGTACGGCCTCGTCCCCCGCCACGGCGTCACGTCCCTGTCCTGGTCACTGGACCACGTCGGCCCGATCACCCGCACAGTCGAGGACTCGGCCCTGGTCCTGGCGGCCCTGGCCGGACACGACCCCCGCGATCCCGCCTCGCTGACCGCACCGGGCACGGACTACCGGCCGACCGCGGACGCGGACCTGACGGGCCTGCGCGTGGGCGTGCCGCGCACCTACTTCTTCGACCACGTCGATGCCCAGGTGGAAGCCGCCGTACGACGCGCGATCGACCAGCTTCGGGCCCTCGGCGCACGCCTCGTCGACGTCGAGATCCCCATGACCCGCTACATCCAGGCCACCCAGTGGGGCCTGATGGTGCCCGAGGCGACCGCCTACCACGAGAGCACCCTGCGCACGGTCCCCGAGCTGTACCAGGCCGACGTCCGCATCCTCCTCGAGGCCGGCGAACTGATGCCCGCCGGGGACTACCTCCGCGCCCAGCGCGCCCGCACCCTCATGCGGCAGGAATGGGCGCGCATGCTGCGGGACGTCGACCTGATCGCCGCCCCCTCCGTCCCGGCAACCGCGGCCAAGGCCGGCCAGGAGACGATCACCTGGGCCGACGGCACGGTCGAGGGTGTCTCCGACGCCTACGTACGCCTTTCATCCCCTGCCAACATCACCGGGCTGCCGTCCCTGTCGGTACCGGTCGGCCACGATGCGGCGGGTCTGCCGATCGGCATGCAGCTGCTCGGGCGACCGCTCGGCGAGAGCGTGCTCCTGCGAGTCGGCCACGCCTACGAGCAGACCCAGCCCACCCGCGAGCTCGCGCGCGCAGCCTGA
- a CDS encoding carbohydrate kinase family protein: MLVVGEYFADLIFQDLERPVRPGTEVFAGALDLLPGGAFTLAMATHRLDRDVVWATDFGTDLFSSLVLGAAQAEGLDESGFRHHAAPLRSVTVALSYPGDRAMVSYQDPHGAPPLTELLREHRPEVLMLPQLRFGAELKASLSVARQLGTLVFMDCQDVPATLDTPTVREVLADVDVFAPNADEALRLTGAGTVDDALDLLAGLVRTVIVKRGGEGASAVQEGKRYDVRAIPVDVVDTTGAGDCFNAGFVHALLAGKQLPDCLAAAVACGAAAVTGPGSSRALDRAGLLHWLARVPPL, encoded by the coding sequence GTGCTGGTTGTTGGCGAGTACTTCGCTGATCTGATCTTCCAGGACCTCGAACGGCCGGTCCGGCCGGGCACCGAGGTCTTCGCAGGGGCGCTCGACCTGCTGCCCGGCGGGGCCTTCACACTGGCGATGGCCACGCACCGGTTGGACCGCGACGTGGTGTGGGCCACCGACTTCGGCACCGACCTGTTCAGCTCACTCGTGCTCGGCGCGGCTCAGGCCGAGGGCCTGGACGAGAGCGGCTTTCGTCACCACGCCGCTCCGCTGCGCAGTGTCACGGTGGCGCTGTCGTACCCGGGCGACCGGGCCATGGTCAGCTATCAGGACCCGCACGGGGCGCCGCCGCTCACCGAGTTGCTGCGCGAGCACCGCCCCGAGGTGTTGATGTTGCCCCAACTGCGTTTCGGCGCCGAGCTGAAGGCATCCCTGTCGGTCGCGCGTCAGCTCGGCACTCTGGTGTTCATGGACTGCCAGGACGTGCCCGCCACCCTCGACACGCCCACGGTACGCGAGGTCCTCGCCGACGTGGACGTCTTCGCCCCCAACGCCGACGAGGCACTGCGGCTGACCGGTGCGGGCACGGTCGACGACGCGCTCGACCTGCTGGCCGGACTCGTGCGCACCGTGATCGTCAAGCGCGGAGGCGAAGGGGCCAGCGCGGTGCAGGAGGGGAAACGGTACGACGTCCGCGCCATCCCGGTCGACGTCGTGGACACCACCGGAGCGGGTGACTGCTTCAACGCCGGCTTCGTGCACGCCCTCCTCGCAGGGAAGCAGCTTCCCGACTGCCTCGCCGCCGCCGTCGCTTGCGGCGCCGCCGCCGTGACCGGCCCGGGCTCCAGCCGCGCCCTCGACCGTGCCGGGCTGCTGCACTGGCTTGCTCGCGTCCCCCCACTCTGA
- a CDS encoding helix-turn-helix domain-containing protein, which produces MTTSATCHHCAAPLPPRRPGRPASFCGPACRQASYRSRTATGTASLAEATTDLDDLLDELLKDIAADLRELHRELHTATGTAARPAPLATAHRLHLRLEDLTAGLVGHARLRRSTWAQIGDCLAIGEDSARHRFRPAYIDRRLAHLRHRHAPVKAALAAGPGPLAPPPTLPAATDPGSRPAPGPGGPEVPLPDPDSRPAVNRLAPVLSMLVRVTGRTQRDISARCGISPSYLSRILAGAQVPTWHLTEALTRACGADPAVLRETWEGERLREYAHRTPPRRPVADRPPAPSHGDPKAAARMALKAALSTLHLRAGRPDVRQLATATDYRLTQARITALLTGTDATTWDDLRTLVDVLAGDRAYFRPLYTASTASTTPAGPEPATTPDTPDTPQAGLEQHEARVRRRRVMAAEVARLAAASGDPAPDLPHRRLSA; this is translated from the coding sequence ATGACCACCAGTGCGACGTGCCACCACTGCGCCGCCCCGCTGCCACCGCGCCGCCCCGGCCGCCCGGCATCCTTCTGCGGCCCGGCCTGCCGCCAGGCCTCCTACCGCTCCCGCACCGCCACCGGCACCGCCAGCCTGGCCGAGGCCACCACCGACCTCGACGACCTCCTCGACGAACTCCTCAAGGACATCGCCGCCGACCTGCGCGAACTCCACCGCGAACTCCACACCGCCACCGGCACCGCCGCCAGACCCGCCCCCCTGGCCACCGCCCACCGACTCCACCTACGCCTCGAGGACCTGACCGCGGGCCTGGTCGGCCACGCCCGCCTGCGCCGCAGCACCTGGGCGCAGATCGGCGACTGCCTCGCGATCGGCGAGGACAGCGCCCGCCACCGCTTCCGCCCCGCCTACATCGACCGCCGCCTGGCCCACCTGCGCCACCGCCACGCCCCGGTCAAGGCCGCGCTCGCCGCCGGGCCCGGGCCGCTCGCGCCCCCGCCCACCCTGCCCGCGGCCACCGATCCCGGGAGCCGGCCCGCCCCCGGTCCCGGTGGCCCCGAGGTGCCGCTGCCCGACCCGGACAGCCGCCCGGCCGTCAACCGCCTGGCCCCGGTCCTGTCGATGCTCGTGCGGGTGACCGGCCGCACCCAGCGCGACATCAGCGCCCGCTGCGGCATCTCCCCCTCCTACCTGTCCCGCATCCTGGCCGGCGCACAAGTCCCCACCTGGCACTTGACCGAGGCCCTCACCCGCGCCTGCGGCGCTGACCCCGCCGTCCTGCGCGAGACCTGGGAAGGCGAACGGCTGCGCGAGTACGCCCACCGCACCCCACCCCGGCGACCGGTCGCGGACCGCCCACCGGCGCCCTCCCATGGCGATCCGAAGGCCGCCGCCCGGATGGCCTTGAAAGCCGCACTCAGCACCCTGCACCTTCGTGCCGGGCGCCCCGATGTCCGCCAGCTCGCCACCGCCACCGACTACCGCCTCACCCAGGCCCGGATCACCGCCCTCCTGACCGGCACCGACGCCACCACCTGGGACGACCTGCGCACCCTGGTCGACGTCCTGGCCGGTGACCGCGCCTACTTCAGGCCCCTCTACACCGCCTCCACCGCCTCCACCACACCCGCCGGCCCCGAACCCGCCACCACGCCCGACACCCCCGACACACCGCAGGCCGGTCTCGAGCAGCACGAAGCCCGAGTGCGCCGTCGGCGGGTCATGGCCGCGGAAGTCGCCAGACTCGCGGCCGCGTCCGGCGATCCGGCACCCGACCTCCCACACCGGCGCCTGTCGGCCTGA
- a CDS encoding helix-turn-helix domain-containing protein: MGRAAEMTGTTPGFLRSLGDQGLIAPLRSDGGHRRYSRYQLRIAMRARDLVDQGTAIDAACRIIILEDQLEEALRINEQLRQAAGDPRLADT, translated from the coding sequence ATGGGCCGCGCCGCCGAGATGACCGGCACCACCCCCGGCTTCCTGCGCTCCCTCGGCGACCAAGGCCTCATCGCCCCCCTGCGCTCCGACGGCGGCCACCGCCGCTACTCCCGCTACCAACTGCGCATCGCCATGCGCGCCCGCGACCTCGTCGACCAGGGCACCGCCATCGACGCCGCCTGCCGCATCATCATCCTCGAAGACCAACTCGAAGAAGCCCTGCGCATCAACGAACAACTCCGCCAGGCCGCAGGCGACCCGCGGCTGGCGGACACCTGA
- a CDS encoding SMI1/KNR4 family protein translates to MWRQVALEAFSDADFRDPADESQLAEAERKLGGELPAGLRQLLLEGNGIVGQSSVDTVWGIEQIVEQNLYFRSDSSFAQLYMPFDALLFFGDNGGGDQFAFIQTPRRPDVFVWEHETDSRRWVARDLRDYLGRSLAEGGDDWYQ, encoded by the coding sequence ATGTGGAGACAAGTAGCCCTTGAGGCGTTCTCGGACGCCGATTTCAGGGATCCTGCTGACGAGTCACAGCTGGCCGAGGCGGAGCGGAAGCTCGGAGGTGAGCTGCCGGCTGGACTCAGGCAGCTGCTGCTGGAGGGCAACGGGATCGTCGGACAGAGCAGCGTGGACACTGTCTGGGGCATCGAGCAGATCGTCGAGCAGAACCTCTACTTCCGGTCGGACAGTTCGTTCGCCCAGCTGTATATGCCGTTCGACGCTCTCCTGTTCTTCGGAGACAACGGTGGCGGCGACCAGTTCGCCTTCATCCAGACGCCACGGAGGCCAGACGTCTTCGTCTGGGAGCACGAGACCGACAGTCGCCGCTGGGTGGCCCGTGACCTGCGGGACTACCTCGGGCGCTCACTCGCTGAGGGCGGAGACGACTGGTATCAGTAG
- a CDS encoding TetR/AcrR family transcriptional regulator: MSRQMARPGGRSARVQASVHAAVHELASEVGRDALTVPLVAQRAGVTPSTIYRRWGDLQELLSDVAVERLRPDTAPGDHGALASDLTSWAEQFLNEMACPAGRAYIRDALLGDPDGSNAGQCSAYAADQINFILTRAAERGERTLDVETVIDRVVAPMMYRILFRPDGLDAAYARRLVAEILGPTGP, translated from the coding sequence ATGAGCAGGCAGATGGCGCGCCCCGGTGGGCGCAGCGCCCGGGTCCAGGCATCGGTCCACGCCGCCGTACACGAACTCGCGTCGGAAGTGGGCCGGGACGCCCTGACGGTGCCGCTGGTCGCCCAGCGTGCGGGTGTGACGCCGTCGACGATCTACCGCCGCTGGGGGGACCTGCAGGAGCTGTTGTCGGACGTAGCGGTCGAGCGTCTGCGGCCCGACACCGCACCGGGGGACCACGGCGCCCTGGCATCCGACCTGACGTCCTGGGCCGAGCAGTTCCTCAACGAGATGGCCTGCCCCGCCGGTCGCGCCTACATCCGCGACGCCCTGCTCGGCGACCCCGACGGCAGCAACGCCGGCCAGTGCTCGGCCTACGCCGCCGACCAGATCAACTTCATCCTCACCCGAGCAGCCGAACGCGGGGAGCGGACCCTCGACGTCGAGACGGTCATCGACCGCGTCGTCGCGCCCATGATGTACCGCATCCTCTTCCGCCCGGACGGACTCGACGCCGCGTACGCGCGCCGACTCGTGGCAGAGATTCTCGGCCCGACCGGCCCGTGA
- a CDS encoding STAS domain-containing protein yields MDLATAPALQRALVDALRRRGEVVLDPSGVTFVDCAGLRALVAARDRADRQSPGSVKRGRGAR; encoded by the coding sequence ATCGATCTCGCCACCGCTCCCGCGCTGCAGCGCGCCTTGGTCGACGCGCTGCGCCGGCGCGGTGAGGTCGTGCTCGACCCGTCGGGGGTCACGTTCGTGGACTGCGCGGGCCTGCGTGCCCTCGTCGCGGCCCGCGACCGGGCCGACCGGCAGAGCCCGGGAAGCGTGAAACGCGGGCGGGGTGCGCGGTAG
- a CDS encoding AfsR/SARP family transcriptional regulator — MRFGVLGPLYAQITGREVRLDGPRQAKMLAALLVDANNLVATERLVAVMWDGKAPVTAVRQVQDALSGVRRNLAACGAPGSLISTRRGGYQIHLAPDQLDLLEFDHERHLAERHTAPFETAVALRRALTCWRGDALVDISSRVLELDAARLNEKRAATHKLCLSIELGLGRHREVIEELTALLREHPYDEHVAERLMVALYRCGRQGEALQVYERLRRTLARELGVDPAPPLQALHGRILVADPTLTSPVPARGSADTRPESPGAAATELDMAMPVRQLPFDIPDFVGRADALAEIARLLDGSARNRAPVAVIVGGPGVGKSCLVTHAARLASATFPDGQLYLNLAGTSDGPRDPALMLAEALRALSVAGSAIPNGLSERAALYRSLLADRRMLVVLDDAGHADQVLPLLPGADGCAMLITSRTLLTQLPGTRHIDLDVLSPAEARELFTGIVGRRRVEREPAEADAILDCCGNLPLAIRIASAKLAGRPAWSLRVLRERIEDESRRLAELRIGDLSVRASVELSLRLLPADAVRALGLLGLLGAYTLPGWVFGPLLDRSDAEEVLDTLVDANLVRLTTTDAIGQPRYRLHDLIRACAVENAAQLPAADKRDAIVRVLSAWLDLAGRGTDRLPTGLLAAAPGSAPRWSLPDTVVDRLLADPVGWFDAERDTLLGAVKLAVDWGLDELAWELAASPVTYYDHRCLYQDWEHGHRLALDAAEAAGNVRGASVLLRDLGQLHIYRDEFEEATRALESSVGLCQDGKDKRGEALSVAMLGTVSRVQGRDDEAVERVEQALAIAVDEDDRQLRAHLSCSMAVMRLMQGELAEAESWFGEALRQATALADGHRVAVVLRRFSRLYDRRGDPDEALRCLRQALATFEELADERCAAYTLLEVGRVYAGQHDRDRASRALERAADLFHRHGDRQDEAACWQLIGDLDAAAGVHDLARRHRERALRLWQTIDDMNQTNAPARPSSP; from the coding sequence ATGAGGTTTGGCGTGCTGGGGCCGTTGTATGCCCAGATCACCGGGCGCGAGGTCCGGCTCGACGGGCCGCGGCAGGCCAAGATGCTGGCCGCGCTTCTGGTCGACGCCAACAACCTCGTCGCCACGGAACGGCTGGTCGCCGTGATGTGGGACGGGAAGGCACCCGTCACCGCGGTCCGTCAGGTCCAGGACGCTCTCTCCGGGGTGCGCCGCAACCTTGCCGCGTGCGGAGCACCCGGTTCCCTGATCAGCACGCGGCGCGGCGGCTACCAGATCCACCTGGCCCCGGATCAGCTCGACCTGCTGGAGTTCGACCACGAGCGGCACCTCGCCGAACGGCACACTGCCCCGTTCGAGACGGCTGTCGCACTGCGGCGCGCGCTGACCTGCTGGCGCGGTGACGCCCTGGTCGACATCTCCAGCCGGGTCCTGGAGCTCGATGCGGCACGGCTGAACGAGAAGCGCGCGGCCACGCACAAACTGTGTCTGAGCATCGAACTCGGCCTGGGGCGTCATCGGGAGGTCATCGAGGAACTGACCGCCCTGCTCCGCGAGCACCCCTACGACGAGCACGTCGCCGAACGCTTGATGGTCGCCCTCTACCGGTGCGGGCGGCAAGGCGAGGCGCTGCAGGTGTACGAGCGGCTGCGCCGGACACTCGCACGCGAACTCGGCGTCGACCCCGCACCGCCGCTCCAGGCGCTGCATGGGCGCATCCTGGTCGCCGATCCCACCCTGACGTCCCCTGTCCCGGCGCGTGGTTCCGCGGACACGCGACCGGAGAGTCCTGGCGCGGCGGCCACCGAACTGGACATGGCGATGCCGGTGCGCCAACTGCCTTTTGACATACCCGACTTCGTGGGCCGAGCCGACGCGCTGGCCGAGATCGCCCGATTACTCGACGGGTCGGCGCGCAACCGGGCCCCGGTGGCCGTCATCGTGGGCGGTCCTGGTGTCGGCAAGTCCTGTCTGGTGACGCACGCCGCGCGGCTGGCGAGCGCCACCTTCCCCGACGGCCAGCTCTACCTCAACCTCGCCGGGACATCGGACGGGCCGCGGGACCCGGCGCTGATGCTGGCCGAGGCGCTGCGCGCGCTCTCGGTCGCCGGCAGCGCGATTCCGAATGGCCTGTCCGAACGGGCCGCGCTCTACCGGTCGTTGCTCGCGGATCGCCGGATGCTGGTGGTGCTGGACGACGCCGGTCACGCCGATCAGGTGCTGCCCTTGCTACCGGGGGCCGACGGCTGCGCCATGTTGATCACCAGCCGCACTCTGCTGACGCAGCTTCCCGGCACACGCCACATCGACCTGGACGTGCTGAGCCCGGCAGAGGCGCGGGAGTTGTTCACCGGAATTGTCGGTCGGCGGCGGGTCGAGCGGGAACCGGCGGAGGCCGACGCGATCCTCGACTGCTGCGGCAACCTGCCGTTGGCGATCCGGATCGCCAGCGCCAAGCTCGCCGGCCGCCCAGCTTGGTCGCTACGGGTGCTGCGCGAACGGATCGAGGACGAGTCCCGGCGGCTGGCCGAGCTGAGAATCGGGGATCTCAGCGTGCGAGCCAGCGTCGAACTGAGCTTGCGGCTGCTGCCGGCCGACGCGGTGCGTGCGCTGGGCCTGCTGGGTCTGCTCGGCGCCTACACCCTGCCCGGCTGGGTGTTCGGCCCGCTGCTGGACCGCTCGGACGCCGAAGAGGTGCTGGACACCCTCGTCGACGCCAACCTGGTGCGGCTCACCACAACCGACGCCATCGGCCAGCCGCGCTACCGGCTGCACGACCTGATCAGGGCCTGTGCCGTGGAGAACGCCGCCCAACTGCCGGCGGCGGACAAGCGGGACGCGATTGTCCGGGTGCTGTCCGCCTGGCTCGACCTGGCCGGGCGCGGCACCGATCGGCTGCCGACCGGGCTGCTGGCCGCCGCGCCCGGTTCGGCGCCGCGCTGGTCGCTGCCCGACACGGTCGTGGACCGGCTGCTGGCCGACCCGGTCGGCTGGTTCGACGCGGAACGCGACACCCTGCTCGGCGCGGTGAAACTGGCCGTGGACTGGGGACTGGACGAGCTGGCCTGGGAGCTGGCGGCCAGCCCGGTGACCTACTACGACCACCGGTGCCTGTATCAGGACTGGGAGCACGGGCACCGGCTCGCGTTGGACGCGGCCGAGGCGGCCGGCAACGTGCGCGGCGCATCGGTGCTGCTGCGCGATCTTGGCCAGCTGCACATCTACCGAGACGAGTTCGAGGAGGCAACCCGTGCCCTGGAGTCCTCCGTCGGGCTGTGCCAAGACGGCAAGGACAAGCGCGGCGAGGCGTTGTCGGTGGCGATGCTGGGCACGGTCAGCCGGGTGCAGGGCCGTGACGACGAAGCCGTCGAGCGTGTCGAGCAGGCGCTTGCCATCGCGGTCGATGAGGACGACCGGCAGCTCAGGGCACACCTGTCCTGTTCGATGGCCGTGATGCGGCTCATGCAAGGGGAACTCGCCGAGGCGGAGTCCTGGTTCGGTGAGGCCTTGCGCCAGGCCACGGCGCTCGCCGACGGGCACCGGGTGGCGGTCGTGCTGCGGCGGTTCAGCCGGCTGTACGATCGGCGCGGTGATCCGGACGAGGCACTGCGCTGCCTGCGGCAGGCGTTGGCCACCTTCGAGGAGCTGGCCGACGAGCGGTGCGCCGCGTACACGCTGCTGGAAGTCGGCCGCGTGTACGCCGGTCAGCACGACCGGGACCGGGCAAGCCGGGCGTTGGAGCGCGCGGCGGACCTTTTCCACCGGCACGGCGATCGTCAGGACGAGGCCGCGTGCTGGCAACTGATCGGCGACCTGGACGCCGCCGCCGGCGTCCACGACCTGGCCCGCCGGCATCGCGAGCGAGCGCTGCGGCTGTGGCAGACGATCGACGACATGAACCAGACGAATGCTCCAGCGCGACCATCATCGCCGTGA
- a CDS encoding trehalose-6-phosphate synthase, with translation MRTLVTDLDGTLLGGNRADRRRLQGALARHPELTVVFATGRGLPSVREVLRDPLVPRPRWIIADVGASVLDGVSLTSVEPLQRRLRSGWPGARHVRAALRRLPGLTYQHGVAQDGRCSFHLRPEQLTRELTDTVEALGCTWLYSADRYFDVLPPAASKGAALAALAAEQGWPMSSVLVAGDSLNDLSLFGLGAHAVIVGGAEPTLLDAVPEDERVHRPDRPGAAGILSALQELGWVEREYPLVVGYHRPPVTWTPDGWRPPASPNGILPTLRSLFTGNPQAVWTTAAVLDTEEVHGPDTRPAPLDRHDTGLPLSFVRLSPAEWSGYFHQACKETLWPVLMSQSERLRFDRDAWAHYREVNARFADHIQARAAPGATVWLHDYNLWLVPGLLRPARPDLRIGLFHHTPFPPADVFAALPTAGEIRASLSCLDWAGFHTEAFADCFRRVLARSPRMPRLGVHPLGIDRSAIAALARARARLPRAGAAEGALVLSVERLDYAKAPVEKVEAIAALLARRPGLRGRLGFRLVCPPPEAGITSHDATRQRLERRIIEVNRDWGTGDWRPIEYLPRSLPLAEVIDHYLAADVFWVTSLQDGMNLTAKEFIAAQHAADRSGVLVLSRHAGAAAQLGTAALLTEPHSPADLVETLHRALTLAPDERRVRLDRLADLLGHSHPVDWASDITTAIRGGDPNPGQGGDYHDLGPLRCDHCCGGSTVEADGGPCHWGSGG, from the coding sequence ATGAGGACTCTGGTCACCGACCTGGACGGCACGCTGCTGGGCGGCAACCGGGCCGACCGCCGGCGACTACAGGGCGCGCTGGCCCGTCATCCGGAGCTGACAGTGGTCTTCGCGACCGGTCGCGGCCTGCCCTCGGTACGCGAGGTGCTGCGGGACCCGCTGGTACCCAGGCCGCGCTGGATCATCGCGGACGTGGGGGCGAGCGTCCTCGACGGCGTCTCGTTGACCTCGGTCGAACCCCTGCAGAGAAGGTTACGCAGCGGCTGGCCCGGAGCCCGACACGTCCGCGCCGCACTACGCCGCCTGCCCGGCCTGACATACCAGCACGGCGTGGCCCAGGACGGCCGCTGCTCGTTCCACCTGCGACCCGAACAGCTCACACGGGAGCTCACCGACACGGTGGAGGCGTTGGGCTGCACGTGGCTCTATTCCGCGGACCGCTACTTCGACGTGCTGCCGCCGGCGGCGAGCAAGGGGGCCGCGCTGGCGGCGCTCGCCGCCGAGCAGGGCTGGCCGATGTCCTCGGTCCTGGTGGCCGGCGACTCCCTCAACGACCTGTCGCTCTTCGGGCTCGGCGCGCACGCAGTGATCGTCGGTGGCGCCGAGCCCACCCTCCTCGACGCCGTACCCGAGGACGAGCGCGTCCACCGTCCCGACCGGCCCGGCGCCGCCGGGATCCTGTCGGCCCTTCAGGAACTGGGCTGGGTGGAACGGGAGTACCCGCTCGTGGTCGGCTACCACCGGCCACCGGTCACCTGGACCCCTGACGGATGGCGGCCACCCGCAAGCCCCAACGGCATCCTGCCCACCCTGCGCAGCCTGTTCACCGGGAACCCGCAGGCCGTCTGGACCACCGCCGCGGTCCTCGACACCGAGGAGGTCCATGGCCCCGACACGCGCCCGGCACCGCTGGACCGCCACGACACCGGGCTTCCGCTCTCCTTCGTCCGGTTGAGCCCCGCCGAGTGGTCCGGGTACTTCCACCAGGCGTGCAAGGAGACGCTCTGGCCGGTGCTGATGTCCCAGTCGGAGCGCCTGCGGTTCGACCGGGACGCCTGGGCCCACTACCGCGAGGTGAACGCCCGCTTCGCCGACCACATCCAGGCCCGGGCCGCACCGGGTGCCACGGTCTGGCTGCACGACTACAACCTGTGGCTCGTCCCCGGACTGCTCCGCCCGGCACGCCCGGACCTGCGGATCGGCTTGTTCCACCACACCCCCTTCCCGCCCGCGGACGTGTTCGCCGCGCTTCCCACCGCCGGGGAGATCCGTGCCTCGCTGAGCTGCCTGGACTGGGCCGGATTCCACACCGAGGCCTTCGCCGACTGCTTCCGGCGGGTCCTCGCCCGGTCCCCGCGGATGCCCCGGCTCGGCGTGCATCCGCTGGGCATCGACCGCAGCGCCATCGCGGCGTTGGCCCGCGCCCGTGCCCGCCTGCCCCGGGCCGGCGCGGCCGAGGGGGCGCTGGTGCTCTCCGTCGAGCGCCTGGACTACGCCAAGGCCCCGGTCGAGAAGGTGGAAGCCATCGCCGCGCTGCTCGCCCGCCGGCCCGGGTTGCGCGGACGGCTGGGGTTCCGCCTGGTGTGCCCGCCGCCCGAGGCCGGCATCACCTCCCACGACGCGACCCGTCAGCGGCTGGAACGCCGCATCATCGAAGTCAACCGCGACTGGGGCACCGGAGATTGGCGACCCATTGAATACCTGCCGCGCAGCCTGCCGCTGGCCGAGGTGATCGACCACTACCTCGCGGCCGACGTGTTCTGGGTGACCTCCCTCCAGGACGGGATGAACCTGACCGCGAAGGAGTTCATCGCGGCCCAGCACGCAGCCGACCGCTCCGGTGTGCTGGTGCTCTCCCGTCACGCCGGCGCCGCCGCACAGTTGGGCACCGCGGCGCTCCTCACGGAGCCTCACTCACCCGCCGACCTCGTCGAAACCCTGCACCGGGCGCTGACGCTCGCCCCCGACGAGCGCCGCGTGCGGCTGGACCGCCTAGCGGACCTGCTGGGGCACAGCCACCCCGTGGACTGGGCCTCCGACATCACCACCGCCATCCGAGGCGGCGACCCGAATCCCGGCCAAGGGGGGGACTATCACGATCTAGGTCCCCTTCGGTGTGATCACTGCTGCGGGGGTTCGACTGTGGAAGCGGACGGCGGCCCTTGTCACTGGGGTTCGGGTGGATGA